A window of Punica granatum isolate Tunisia-2019 chromosome 8, ASM765513v2, whole genome shotgun sequence genomic DNA:
TGGTAGATGCTCTGTTGATGGGATCTGGATTTTATAGATGGGTGAAGACATTATTGAGTGGAATTGCATGGTGATTTTTGAGATCAGTCATGGGAGAAATTTGTTTTTGGGGAAATAGAGGTAATATTTCAGGACTCTGCAGAGATCCCAAAGGAGAACTctttgttttacttttttttgtagataaggaaataaatatttgattgAATTGCAAACGAGTTGGTTGATTGGGTAATTTTTCCACCGGTAGAGGATTCCTGGTAAAGCGGAAATTATATGAGCTTTGTACATGTTGATAAAGTATTCCTAGCAGCTCCCAGAATGATATTTATTAGCATAATTTACccttaattttataaattgtgCTCTTGTTCTTGCTAAAGATCAAGCTGATTTCAAtaataaatgcagaaaatgGGAGAGCTACTAGCATTGTATGTGTGACATCGGGTGGGACCACAGTTCCTCTTGAGCAACGCTGTGTCCGCTATATTGACAACTTTAGCTCAGGGCACAGAGGAGCTGCATCTACTgagtattattttatatatctcTATTGTGCGCATAATATTCACTGTTTATTGGAACAGGGGATTATAATTTTGAAGAAATGACCCATTTGCTATGTTGCAGGTATTTTATTAAAGCTGGTTATGCCGTGATCTTTTTGTATAGAAGGtataactttttattatttgtgtTGTGATTCCTGCGATTGAAGTCTTGATAACTAGTCtagaggaaaaaaatttagCGCTAGCTGTTAGAACCACAGTGGACATTGAATAGGCCAAGCTGTGGCTTCATGGATTCAATTGATGTTGGGTATTAccattttcatgaaaattaaaatacgacttatatatttgaattaatgaaaattagaTTGGTTGAGAGCAAAATTTCCCTGGTTTCACTTGGAAAGCTAGCCCATTTCTGACAAAATACTGGCTTTTGCTGGGTTCATTTGCAGTTTTGGTTTTTGCAAGAACATGTTTGATCAGGGTTTGTCTTAGTAGTTTGCACCAGCCCAAGCAGAGATCCGTAcctaaactttatttttttttctttttaacaatATGGAACAGTTTTCTTGTACTCAGTTTTGTGACTATCAATGCTCTTCAACAGGGGAACCTGCCAACCTTATTGTGGATCTCTTCCAGATGACCCGTTTCTTGAATGTTTTGAGTTCACTGATGATGCTCACATTCGAGGTAGTCCTACATAAAAATTGGAGGAATTGCCTGACATTGATCAAGAAAAAACCCTAGTCTTAGTGAAAAAAAGAGATGATGTCTACTTGTTACTTGATGACTTAGTTATTTGCAACAAGTGATCCCATTTGGTGACTCGgcattaaaaatttgataggTTATATATGTGGAGGAAAAGTAATTGTAGACTGCCTTTCTGATATATTAGTAGTATATTaggaattatttttcatacagtattcataattttgattGAAACTATTTGTCTTATATTTTAGCGCGCGAACCACATTCTGAAGCAGTGAAGAGGGCCATCGGTGATCATCGTGTTGTAATTACCATTGCCATACTTCCTATTTTCAGAATTGAACTTGTTCTGCTTCACATTTGTGATGATAAACAATCGGTGCATTACAAAGTTATCATTAACCAGAGCTGGATTTTTGTTCTGTTGTAGGCAGTTGAGAAAGGATTATTGCTCAAGCTTCCCTTCACTACTATATTCGAGTATCTTCAGGTTAGGGTCGGTacacttttattttctctaaaGGAGAATTCCTTTTCCAAAATGAAGAAGGTTTCAGCTCTTGTGTTGGCAATCTACTAACTGTAGAGAGAGGCAACTCTTTGTCTCGACTGTGCATATTTGGTGTAAAGGCTGATGTGAAACTGACCTATGTAAATTATGACTAGTAAAGAGAAGTCCGCAGAAAGAGCAAAGACAGAAGGAAGATACAGATTAAAGAGATTTTTATTACGTTCGTCAAATGTAGTCAATATCCACGGCACCTTTTGTAAGCAAGGGGACCCATATTTAGGAGATATAAACATATCTTAGCTACAATAAGATTGCATAAgtattaatttgaatttatgAAATTGCATCGAAAAGTCTTAATGAAATTCTTTATTGCTTCTTTATCAAAAGCATTCTACTAACCCCTTGGATTTGCACGACACTTGGTGAACAATATTGCTGCTGTTCACTGCTAATACATTATGTTGTCAAAGACTTTTACATAGTGCTGCTCTGAACATTGCAATAGCAGTTCATTAGTTGATAGATTTTGTGTCTGTGTCCTGAACAGATGTTACAGATGATTGCAACATCAGTGGGGAGTCTTGGGCCACGTGTGATGTTTTACCTTGCAGCTGCAGTTTCTGATTTCTATGTTCCTTGGAAAAGCATGGTAATGATTTCAAATTTTCCCAAGAACTTTATCACTCTTATCTGGTTGCTGCTTAGAAGAATGGGGTCATTCTTCCAAATTCCATGATGCTTCTGTTTAGATGGAACCAATTTGGTTGGAGAATATATCTGAGGCTCTctattttggtttttttttaaatggaagACAAGGATGATATCAGGTTTGGCTGTGTTTTGGATGAATTATCTGCACAAAAAGTGTGAATGCTTTGGTTTGTTGCTTGAGACAGCCTTCCTTTTTATTTGTATAGATCCAAGCCGGTTCAATCTCCTGTATAccttattttattgaaaacaAACCCAATTGCCTTGATAAGACATCCCTCTTGATTTGATCTGAAAAGATGAATAAGTTTTCCCAACTTAATCGAACATAAAAGTAAATGAGTTTGTTTAAGCTATCTGTTTGTGAATCCAACTGGGGTAGAACAGGCTCAAACTGATAAAATAACCATATAGAAATATGAATTAGGTGGATGATTCTGGGCAAGAACTGCCATGTTCACTGAGTAAATGCTCAGATCAATGGTTTAGTTTGCATGTCCTGTTTTAATAAAAAAGCGGACTGAGAGGTAGTGGTACAACGGGTTGGTCTGTGGTCTGGGTTTAGTACTAGGCATGAAAAAGATGATATGAAATGCATCTTTCATATGGAAGTTCATAATTGGTAGATTTTCCTGACCAGACCAcctagttttttcttttcaatccaACCTATCATGTGAAGTGCTATACTTTGCAGCAGACTGATTTCAGAAAACTTCTTCATTGACTATTCTGTATAGTGGAATGTGAAATAGACGCAATTCTGGGAcctttttatttgtatatgtaTAGTTGGCAGCCAAAAAGAACTCTGCATTGTTGGAAATTGCATGACTTGAGTGCCTATTTATTCTTCTATCAGTTAATATTGCTAACAACGTAAATTGGGATGCAAGTATGCGGTTATAacttgtatttattattttctaaaatgaaATGTGACTTGGCAGGCAGAGCACAAGATTCAGTCGGGATCGGGTCCTTTGGACATGCGACTGGCTCAGGTGCCAAAGATGCTCGCTGCCTTAAGGAAAGAATGGGCTCCCTCAGCCTTCTGCATCTCTTTTAAGGTTGGCTAGCTTTTTGTATCTCATTCAATTGCTTCAAATTATGGAAACTTATTGTTATTCCTGAACCAGTTAATCTAGGTAACTGTCAGTTGCTTTCATGAAATTCTGGCGAACACTGATCCGGCTTGTAAGTCTTTGATTATGCGTTTGATGACCGGTCCTCTTGAAAATGAACGAACGTTTTTTGGACTACTTGGTATGATGAAATGACATGGGTATGATTTGGAATAATCTATGCATGATAATGCTGCAAATTTACATTACTTTACTGAACAGGCCATTGTTCTATGGCCTATGCTTCCAAGTCCATAATTTTTCATTGGATAAGAGGCAACAATTCATTGCATTAGCTAAGAatgtcctttttcttttctcgtaTTATGGTCTCGCTTGATgttaaaagaaaacaatgaaagcaTAAAGCGTGGTTTCATTACCGGGTCATCTTCTTTTGCCTCTGATATAATCAGGAAACCATTGGAGGACATCTCCTGTATCTTCTTTACCATGGATGACTTTTACTGTGTGTGATGAACTTATACATCGTTCTACCATTTTTTTTGTGCGTGAACAGCTTGAGACAGACACAGAGATCCTTCTGGAGAAGGCTGATATGGCCCTAAAAATGTACGGGATGCATGCTGTTGTAGCTAACGAGCTCTTGACCCGTAAAGAGGAGGTCGTAGTCGTCACAAGCGATGAGAAGGTCAGAGTCAACCGAGACAAGGCTGATCCTAGCAATGATGTGGAGGATCCCCTGGTCAAGCTATTAGTTGATAAACATCGAGCCCACATTGCCGATTCTTCATGATACCGAAGGTTTTCCAGGTTATACACACGacaacatataataaaatttgagaCTTATGTAAGTTCTTGTGTGTAGCTCAAATAATCTCTTTCTCCTACGCTGAACTGCTGCAACCGATTATCCTCCAATCCCACTGTAGTTGCTTTTCAATTGTAAATTGTAACTGCATTCCAAATGGAATAAAGGATTTTCTTCCATGTGCTCTGTAATGTGACGGAACAAAGCATCAGCGAGTATAAATGGCTAAGGATGCATAGGCTCCTCAATTAAAGCTCGAGTAAAAGTCGAGCTCAGTAGAATGCATAGGCTCCTCGAATAAATGGCTACTGCCAAAATTGATGATCCATCGTCAAATTTGTCTGTGTTTCTTTTGTTCCTTTAGCTGAATAACTTATCTATTCTTGGAGTGCCGCCATTTACATTACAGCCAGTCGAGCCATATAAAATGTGTAGAGAGAAGAGAAACAATTTAGTTGGCTCTGTAATGACAAATAAGACTGCATAGTAAGGCAACAAAGTTCAGCTTCACAAGACCAGTAATACTGCCTATTCTGGTTTACAAGTCGCAGTTACCCGGAAAACAATCATCCTCTTTTACCTAAACTCATAGGTtgagaagaaggggaagaaaGACCTCTTTTTCAAACATGAAGTTTTCAACAAGAGTATTATTCCTTATCATCTTTCAGTTCCCAACGGTCTACACAAGAAATGTAACTCGTAATGATTGTCCCAAACTGACCGAGAAGGGCTGCCAGCGATCTGAGTCCACAACCAACATTGGAGACTGGGAAGGTCTCGTTCACATGTACTTGTCTTCTAATAGCTTCTTCAGTTCATCTAGCTTCTCAACAATCTTAGGGTTCATCAAGTCCCTGGCTTCTCTTATCAGGGTGCCTTCCCTGCTAAAACGATAAGCTTCTATAACAGTCCTTATCGCAGTGTGAAGCTCCTCCGGCGTCCTACACAAGTAAAAGTGGGGAATCAGATCATCCTATGTTTTTTGAACTTAACGGCACCATACCGTTAATGGTATGAACACGTGCACCAAATTGGAATGTCAATGGTGAAAACTTGAAGTTCTTAAACTGCATAGCATACCTCTTTCAGTTTCCTACTAAGTCGGAGAAGCTTATGTTTCATTCCGGGGTCATCCACGCTATCTGCTCGGTCCTGACAACGCTTATAGAAGTGGGGCCG
This region includes:
- the LOC116189262 gene encoding phosphopantothenate--cysteine ligase 2-like codes for the protein MASTNGPGALQDSALKEEIQSFFDSAPPLRNSSEISEKLKGFIKQHSACFENGRATSIVCVTSGGTTVPLEQRCVRYIDNFSSGHRGAASTEYFIKAGYAVIFLYRRGTCQPYCGSLPDDPFLECFEFTDDAHIRAREPHSEAVKRAIGDHRVAVEKGLLLKLPFTTIFEYLQMLQMIATSVGSLGPRVMFYLAAAVSDFYVPWKSMAEHKIQSGSGPLDMRLAQVPKMLAALRKEWAPSAFCISFKLETDTEILLEKADMALKMYGMHAVVANELLTRKEEVVVVTSDEKVRVNRDKADPSNDVEDPLVKLLVDKHRAHIADSS